A single window of Rhizobium sp. SL42 DNA harbors:
- a CDS encoding TRAP transporter small permease subunit: protein MGPLLAFSRIVDRISEVVGRFAGYLVLLCCLISAGNALIRYAFNYSSNGWLEIQWYLFAFIVLIGASHTLRLNEHVRVDLIYGSVSDRTRLWIDVFGIIFLLLPACAYLAWLSWPVFHLSFVQGEVSSNSGGLIRWPVKFIIFAGFALLTLQGLSELIKRVAGLRGLLQVDTTYEKPLQ, encoded by the coding sequence ATGGGACCATTATTGGCTTTCAGCCGGATCGTCGACAGGATCAGCGAAGTCGTTGGCCGCTTTGCCGGATATCTCGTATTGCTGTGCTGCCTGATCAGCGCCGGCAATGCGCTGATACGATACGCCTTCAATTACAGCTCCAATGGCTGGCTGGAAATCCAGTGGTATCTATTCGCCTTCATCGTTCTGATCGGCGCCTCACACACGCTGCGGCTTAACGAGCATGTGCGCGTGGACCTGATTTATGGCAGCGTATCGGATCGAACACGCCTCTGGATCGATGTCTTCGGCATCATTTTCCTTCTGCTTCCCGCCTGCGCCTACCTCGCATGGCTGTCCTGGCCGGTCTTCCACCTGTCCTTCGTACAGGGTGAAGTGTCGTCGAATTCGGGCGGCCTGATCCGCTGGCCGGTCAAGTTCATCATCTTCGCAGGCTTCGCCCTTCTGACCTTGCAAGGGCTTTCCGAACTGATCAAACGCGTAGCCGGCCTTCGCGGCCTCCTCCAGGTCGACACGACCTATGAAAAGCCACTTCAATAA
- a CDS encoding sarcosine oxidase subunit beta family protein: MRKYSVFAVVREAMRAHKGWEAQWTSPEPRQSYDVIIIGAGGHGLGAAYYLAKEHGITNVAVIEKGWLGGGNTGRNTTIIRSNYLYEESMDIYEHSLKLWEGLSQDLNYNVMYSPRGVMMLSHNVHDQQSFKRHVNANNLYGIDNEWLTPEQAKAFCPPLDISKTARYAINGAALQRRGGTARHDAVAWGFARAASDRGVHIIQNCEVTGIRRGPNGEVTGVDTTKGFIGAKKVGVSAAGHSSVVMGMAGVRLPVHSTPLQALVSEPMKPIFPCVVMSNTVHAYISQSDKGELVIGAGTDQYNSYSQTGGMQIITHTLDAICELFPMFRRVKMMRQWGGITDNTADRSPIQSVTPVQNLFVNAGWGTGGFKATPGSANLFAHLIAKGEPHRLAQGLTLDRFRTGRLIDEAAAAAVAH, translated from the coding sequence ATGCGCAAATATTCGGTCTTTGCCGTTGTCCGCGAGGCAATGCGTGCCCACAAGGGATGGGAGGCTCAGTGGACCTCTCCCGAACCCCGGCAATCCTACGACGTGATCATCATCGGTGCCGGTGGCCATGGCCTCGGCGCGGCCTACTATCTGGCCAAGGAGCACGGCATCACCAATGTCGCGGTGATCGAGAAGGGTTGGCTGGGCGGTGGCAATACCGGCCGCAACACGACGATCATCCGGTCCAACTATCTCTATGAAGAGAGCATGGACATCTACGAGCATTCGCTGAAGCTCTGGGAGGGACTCAGCCAGGATCTCAACTACAATGTCATGTATTCGCCGCGCGGCGTGATGATGCTGTCGCACAATGTGCATGACCAGCAGTCGTTCAAGCGCCATGTGAATGCCAACAATCTCTATGGCATCGACAATGAGTGGCTGACGCCGGAGCAGGCCAAGGCTTTCTGTCCGCCGCTCGACATCTCGAAGACCGCGCGTTACGCGATCAATGGTGCCGCACTCCAGCGTCGCGGCGGCACGGCCCGCCATGACGCGGTTGCCTGGGGTTTTGCCCGTGCGGCGTCCGATCGTGGCGTGCATATTATCCAGAACTGCGAAGTGACCGGCATTCGCCGTGGTCCGAACGGTGAAGTCACGGGCGTCGACACGACCAAGGGCTTTATCGGCGCGAAAAAGGTCGGCGTATCCGCTGCAGGCCATTCCTCCGTCGTCATGGGCATGGCGGGCGTGCGTCTTCCGGTGCATTCGACGCCGCTGCAGGCGCTGGTTTCCGAGCCGATGAAGCCGATCTTCCCCTGCGTGGTCATGTCGAACACCGTGCATGCCTATATCTCGCAGTCGGACAAGGGCGAACTGGTCATCGGTGCCGGCACCGACCAGTACAATTCCTACAGCCAGACCGGCGGCATGCAGATCATCACCCATACGCTCGACGCCATCTGCGAACTTTTCCCGATGTTCCGTCGTGTGAAGATGATGCGCCAGTGGGGCGGGATCACCGACAACACGGCGGATCGTTCGCCGATCCAGAGCGTCACACCGGTTCAGAACCTGTTCGTCAACGCAGGCTGGGGAACCGGAGGCTTCAAGGCGACACCGGGTTCGGCCAATCTGTTTGCGCATCTTATCGCCAAGGGCGAGCCGCATCGTCTGGCCCAGGGCCTGACGCTCGATCGCTTCCGCACCGGCCGCCTGATCGACGAGGCAGCCGCTGCTGCCGTTGCTCACTGA
- a CDS encoding putative bifunctional diguanylate cyclase/phosphodiesterase, whose product MTKVDAKQRVPTDVYLSFVSSLFDNRSTLFTGMVVHIVTFVAVYVQTGAPFYIFLACCFAFVFANRLYWFFEFDKLDKAKLSREEIARWERRYVLGAASTAAILGIGSGYALLAFEDTFAELACIAVTMASMVSVVGRNYGSRLAVDLQTLACCVPMIIGSLLAHDMFKALLALMLIPFGLTTRAMANGVREFLYDNVIATREMAKIANRFDTALSNMTHGLLMLDPDNRIEVINRTACDLLHLGERSRLQGCDLDVALRYGVRHTFVDGAMSNLLQKQLAQLIQGTTSRAVMHFSDDLVLEFSASKREEGGVVLIFEDVTARVRADRKILHMARFDALTGLPQRGYFAELVREGLERKGDHGADVGFMIVDVDDFKHVNDFKGHLNGDRLLVAIGTRLTELADGLAVVGHLVGDQFVLFFPNAGDRHDLEALMRSLHGKAAGHYDVEGMKLPVAFSAGGAVLASDDPRLEEWPVKVDIALFESKSRAKGRFTLFVEEMDARYNEGQRLKADLRTAIAEQAITVMYQPMYTPDGRDVKCCEALARWTHPEKGPIAPNVFIQVAEEMGLVAEITRQVLRTACVDCMTWPEAIAVSVNLSVHDLRGEGLVDVVQAVLAETGLPTRRLHLEVTESSLIEELSAARAVLDQLRSLGITISIDDFGTGFSSLSYLDTLPIDIVKIDRSFVRDIGDDSRRLKLLWGIVSLARGLDMKIVVEGVETVEQLALLTKYHCADLIQGYVYSMPIFSQAVPQRVRQAQSKAGKSKTDVA is encoded by the coding sequence ATGACCAAGGTCGACGCGAAGCAGCGCGTGCCGACAGATGTCTATCTGTCTTTTGTCAGTTCCTTGTTCGACAACCGATCGACATTGTTCACCGGCATGGTCGTGCATATCGTGACCTTCGTTGCGGTCTATGTGCAGACCGGTGCGCCGTTCTACATTTTTCTGGCGTGCTGTTTCGCGTTCGTGTTCGCCAATCGGCTCTACTGGTTCTTCGAGTTCGACAAACTCGACAAAGCCAAGCTCAGCCGGGAAGAGATCGCGCGATGGGAGCGGCGCTATGTGCTGGGGGCTGCCTCGACAGCGGCTATTCTCGGTATTGGCAGCGGTTATGCCCTGCTGGCCTTCGAAGACACTTTTGCCGAGCTTGCCTGCATCGCGGTGACGATGGCGTCGATGGTGTCCGTCGTGGGTCGCAACTACGGATCGCGACTGGCTGTCGATCTGCAGACGCTGGCCTGTTGCGTGCCGATGATCATCGGCAGCCTTCTGGCGCATGACATGTTCAAGGCGTTGCTGGCGCTGATGCTCATTCCCTTCGGCCTGACCACACGGGCCATGGCCAATGGCGTGCGGGAGTTTCTCTACGACAATGTCATTGCGACACGGGAAATGGCGAAGATCGCCAATCGCTTCGACACGGCGCTGAGCAACATGACGCATGGCCTGCTGATGCTCGATCCGGACAACCGGATCGAGGTGATCAATCGCACGGCTTGCGACTTGCTGCACCTCGGTGAGCGCAGTCGGCTGCAGGGCTGCGATCTCGATGTGGCCCTGCGCTACGGCGTACGCCATACCTTTGTCGACGGCGCGATGTCGAACCTGCTGCAGAAGCAGTTGGCGCAGCTGATCCAGGGCACGACCAGCCGGGCGGTAATGCACTTTTCCGATGACCTCGTTCTGGAGTTTTCGGCGAGCAAGCGGGAAGAGGGCGGGGTTGTTCTGATTTTCGAGGATGTCACCGCGCGCGTCCGCGCCGATCGCAAGATCCTGCATATGGCGCGCTTTGATGCCCTGACCGGCCTGCCGCAGCGCGGCTATTTTGCCGAACTGGTGCGTGAAGGGCTTGAGCGCAAGGGCGACCATGGCGCGGATGTCGGCTTCATGATTGTCGATGTCGATGACTTCAAGCACGTGAACGACTTCAAGGGGCATCTCAACGGTGACCGCCTGCTGGTCGCAATCGGAACGCGCCTGACGGAGCTTGCCGACGGTCTGGCAGTGGTTGGTCATCTGGTCGGCGACCAGTTCGTACTTTTTTTCCCGAATGCCGGCGATCGACACGATCTGGAGGCGCTGATGCGGTCGCTGCATGGGAAGGCCGCCGGCCACTACGATGTCGAGGGCATGAAGCTGCCTGTCGCGTTTTCAGCCGGTGGCGCCGTCCTTGCGAGCGACGATCCGCGCCTGGAAGAGTGGCCGGTCAAAGTCGACATCGCGTTGTTCGAATCGAAGTCGCGCGCCAAGGGTCGCTTTACCCTGTTCGTCGAGGAAATGGATGCGCGCTACAATGAAGGCCAGCGACTGAAGGCCGACCTCAGGACCGCGATCGCCGAGCAGGCGATCACGGTCATGTACCAGCCGATGTATACGCCGGACGGCCGGGATGTGAAATGTTGCGAGGCGCTGGCCCGCTGGACGCATCCGGAAAAGGGGCCGATCGCGCCCAATGTCTTCATCCAGGTGGCCGAGGAAATGGGGCTGGTGGCCGAGATTACCCGGCAGGTGCTGCGGACTGCCTGTGTCGACTGCATGACCTGGCCCGAAGCCATTGCCGTCTCGGTCAATCTGTCCGTTCATGACCTGCGTGGAGAGGGTCTTGTCGATGTCGTCCAGGCAGTCCTCGCAGAGACGGGCCTGCCAACCCGCCGGCTGCATCTGGAGGTCACGGAAAGCAGCCTGATCGAGGAACTGTCGGCGGCGCGGGCGGTGCTGGACCAATTGCGATCCCTGGGGATCACGATTTCCATCGATGATTTCGGCACCGGCTTTTCCAGCCTCAGCTATCTCGACACATTGCCGATCGACATCGTCAAGATCGACCGGTCATTCGTTCGCGATATCGGCGACGATTCACGCCGGTTGAAGCTGCTGTGGGGAATTGTCAGTCTGGCGCGCGGGCTCGATATGAAGATCGTCGTCGAGGGGGTCGAAACGGTCGAGCAACTGGCCTTGCTGACGAAATACCACTGCGCAGACCTGATCCAGGGTTACGTCTATTCGATGCCGATATTTTCGCAAGCGGTGCCGCAACGGGTTCGCCAGGCGCAGAGCAAAGCTGGAAAAAGCAAAACCGACGTCGCCTGA
- a CDS encoding aa3-type cytochrome c oxidase subunit IV, translating to MSEHHSGPVETGAPMNYAEHEKTYEMFLAATKFGTIILTTLMIAMGIGFFTSAGLIGGFLAWVALSAAGVVLMR from the coding sequence ATGAGCGAACATCATTCCGGTCCGGTCGAAACCGGTGCTCCGATGAACTATGCCGAGCACGAGAAGACCTATGAAATGTTTCTTGCCGCGACCAAGTTCGGCACGATCATTCTGACCACCCTGATGATTGCGATGGGCATCGGATTCTTCACGAGCGCCGGCCTGATCGGCGGATTCCTGGCATGGGTCGCGTTGAGCGCGGCTGGCGTTGTCCTGATGCGCTAA
- the rpsU gene encoding 30S ribosomal protein S21 has protein sequence MQVLVRDNNVDQALRALKKKMQREGIFREMKMRDFYEKPSQKRAREKAEAVRRVRKLARKRMQREGLIAAPARPAAR, from the coding sequence GTGCAGGTACTTGTCCGCGACAACAACGTTGATCAGGCGCTCCGCGCTCTCAAGAAGAAAATGCAGCGCGAAGGCATCTTCCGTGAAATGAAGATGCGCGACTTCTACGAGAAGCCGTCGCAGAAGCGTGCTCGCGAGAAGGCTGAAGCCGTTCGTCGCGTTCGCAAGCTGGCACGCAAGCGCATGCAGCGCGAAGGCCTGATTGCCGCTCCGGCTCGTCCGGCTGCCCGTTAA
- a CDS encoding tetratricopeptide repeat protein — protein MTETTVFSTALTADRRRRYVSAAAVIALLSLAGCATTNESTDVITLDRAQGSEENIASLSSVIQSNPRDPEGYNVRGSAYGRSGDFKRAIDDFNTALQLNPSFYQAYANRALVYRNMGKPVEAAADYNAALKINPNYDVAYIGRGNIYRQAGRVDEAFGDFNRAIQLDTTDGRAYHNRGLIYQLRGDHAKAIDDFSKAISMSPRAPEPYNGRGVSYVALNNDENAFADFNLAIELNNKLAESWANQALIYERRGDKARAAKSYSHALQLDPKYDPAKQGLARTRVAS, from the coding sequence ATGACCGAGACCACCGTCTTTTCGACCGCCCTCACCGCCGATCGCAGGAGACGTTATGTTTCCGCAGCAGCCGTGATTGCACTTCTGTCCCTGGCAGGGTGCGCGACGACCAACGAATCGACCGACGTGATCACGCTCGACCGCGCCCAGGGTTCCGAGGAAAACATTGCCTCGCTGTCCAGCGTCATCCAGTCCAACCCGCGTGATCCGGAAGGCTACAACGTCCGTGGATCCGCCTATGGTCGCTCTGGTGACTTCAAGCGCGCCATCGACGATTTCAACACGGCCCTGCAGCTCAATCCGAGTTTCTATCAGGCCTATGCCAACCGTGCCCTCGTCTATCGCAACATGGGCAAGCCGGTCGAAGCAGCCGCCGACTACAATGCGGCGCTGAAGATCAATCCGAACTACGATGTCGCCTATATCGGCCGCGGCAATATCTACCGCCAGGCCGGCCGCGTCGATGAAGCCTTCGGCGATTTCAACCGCGCGATCCAGCTCGACACGACCGATGGCCGCGCCTATCACAATCGCGGCCTGATCTATCAGCTGCGCGGCGACCACGCCAAGGCGATCGACGACTTCTCCAAGGCCATTTCGATGTCGCCCCGCGCGCCTGAGCCATACAATGGCCGCGGCGTGTCCTATGTGGCGCTGAACAACGACGAAAACGCTTTCGCGGACTTCAACCTGGCGATCGAGTTGAACAACAAACTGGCCGAGAGCTGGGCCAATCAGGCGCTGATCTATGAGCGTCGTGGCGACAAGGCTCGTGCGGCAAAGTCCTATTCGCACGCGTTGCAGCTCGATCCGAAATACGATCCTGCCAAGCAGGGCCTTGCCCGAACCCGCGTCGCAAGCTGA
- a CDS encoding N-acyl amino acid synthase FeeM domain-containing protein, with protein MELEGFPEKLMRYLDHIEYRRIESSEDMAAIEQLRYKAYKAANVLPVAAPSMIDDADFDDHAYVFGVYYFEELVSTIRLHHVTPLQRLSQSAGVFPEIMEAYLDAGLTLIDPARFAVDPDVAAELPVLPYLTLRPSIVAAAYFKAKLVLQHVRPSHAAFYKRVFYAETVVERRMTEIYGLELTLMATNTHTTGDKLLRRYPFFDSGVHERRLMFGRGVRREMPAPLTILPSARLVATGKISGAVAGLDY; from the coding sequence ATGGAATTGGAAGGCTTCCCCGAGAAGCTCATGCGGTATCTCGACCATATCGAGTACAGGCGAATCGAAAGCAGCGAGGACATGGCGGCGATCGAACAGCTGCGCTACAAGGCCTACAAGGCTGCGAATGTCCTGCCCGTGGCCGCACCCAGCATGATCGATGATGCCGATTTCGATGACCACGCCTATGTCTTCGGGGTGTATTATTTCGAGGAACTTGTCAGTACGATCCGACTGCATCATGTCACCCCGTTGCAGCGTTTGTCGCAATCGGCAGGCGTCTTCCCGGAGATCATGGAGGCCTATCTCGACGCGGGGCTGACGCTGATCGACCCGGCCCGGTTTGCCGTCGATCCCGATGTTGCGGCCGAGTTGCCAGTGCTGCCCTATCTGACGCTTCGCCCGAGCATCGTGGCTGCCGCCTATTTCAAGGCAAAGCTTGTCCTGCAGCATGTACGGCCTTCGCATGCCGCTTTCTACAAGCGTGTGTTCTACGCCGAGACCGTCGTCGAGCGGCGGATGACGGAGATCTACGGACTGGAACTGACGCTGATGGCGACGAACACGCATACGACCGGCGACAAGCTGCTCAGGCGGTATCCATTTTTCGATTCCGGCGTGCACGAGCGCCGTTTGATGTTCGGTCGGGGTGTGCGGCGGGAGATGCCGGCACCGCTGACGATCCTGCCGTCGGCGCGTCTTGTGGCGACCGGCAAGATCAGTGGCGCTGTTGCCGGTCTTGATTATTAA
- a CDS encoding TRAP transporter large permease: MFQFGIMPPLMFLGMIIFMLYGFPVAFSLSAVGLVFGLLGIATGHFEFAFMQALPLRIFGIVSNDLLLSIPFFTFMGAILERCGLAEDLLEGTGKLFGAIPGGLAYAVILVGAILGAITGTVAASVITMGVISLPIMLKYGYSPRLATGVIAASGTITQVIPPSLVLIVLADQLGRSVGDMYLGAIGPSILQVLIFMLFILAMSIFRPKDLPALPPEARGELNAALVIKVLWGMIPSIVLIFLVLGTIFMGLATPTEAGALGVVGAMALAAMHRRLTWDLVRQGMHSTMQITSMVVFILVGATCFSLVFQGMDGGLWIEHLLSHVPGGAVGFLIFVNIFIFFLAFFLDFFEIAFIVIPMLAPVAESLGIDLIWFGVLICINMQTSFMHPPFGFALFYLRSIAPKTVKTKDIYLGAIPWLGMQLILVAIVIFWPSSVTMWLDKGPAIDPSTIKIEIPTFGNNGPALGLPPLDSTGTSPAPSITPAPGMDLSQPPAFK, from the coding sequence ATGTTTCAATTCGGGATAATGCCGCCACTGATGTTCCTGGGCATGATCATCTTCATGCTCTACGGTTTTCCAGTTGCATTCTCGCTGTCTGCCGTCGGCCTCGTATTCGGTCTGCTGGGCATCGCGACCGGTCACTTCGAATTCGCCTTTATGCAGGCGCTGCCGTTGCGCATCTTCGGCATCGTCTCCAACGACCTGCTGCTGTCGATCCCGTTTTTCACCTTCATGGGGGCCATCCTGGAGCGATGCGGCCTCGCTGAGGATCTGCTCGAAGGCACCGGCAAACTGTTCGGAGCGATCCCGGGTGGCCTTGCCTATGCCGTCATCCTGGTCGGCGCGATCCTCGGCGCCATTACCGGAACCGTCGCTGCATCCGTCATCACCATGGGCGTGATCTCGCTGCCGATCATGCTGAAATACGGCTATAGCCCGCGCCTTGCGACGGGTGTCATTGCTGCCTCGGGCACGATCACGCAGGTCATCCCGCCGTCGCTCGTCCTGATCGTCCTCGCAGACCAGCTCGGCCGTTCGGTCGGCGACATGTATCTCGGCGCGATCGGCCCTTCGATCCTCCAGGTCCTGATCTTCATGTTGTTCATCCTGGCCATGTCGATCTTCCGTCCGAAGGACTTGCCCGCCCTCCCCCCGGAAGCGCGTGGCGAGCTGAATGCCGCTCTCGTGATCAAGGTGCTCTGGGGCATGATCCCGTCGATCGTGCTGATCTTCCTGGTCCTCGGCACTATTTTCATGGGCCTAGCCACCCCGACCGAAGCCGGGGCACTGGGCGTCGTTGGCGCCATGGCGCTCGCCGCCATGCACCGCCGCCTGACCTGGGACCTGGTGCGCCAGGGCATGCATTCCACCATGCAGATCACCTCCATGGTGGTCTTCATCCTCGTCGGCGCCACCTGCTTCAGCCTTGTCTTCCAGGGCATGGATGGCGGCCTGTGGATCGAGCATCTTCTGTCTCATGTCCCAGGCGGCGCGGTCGGATTCCTGATCTTCGTCAACATCTTCATTTTCTTCCTGGCCTTCTTCCTCGATTTCTTCGAGATCGCCTTCATCGTCATCCCGATGCTGGCGCCGGTGGCGGAATCGCTCGGCATTGACCTGATCTGGTTCGGCGTTCTGATCTGCATCAACATGCAGACCAGCTTCATGCATCCACCCTTCGGTTTTGCCCTGTTCTACCTGCGCTCCATCGCGCCGAAAACGGTGAAGACCAAGGACATCTACCTTGGCGCCATTCCGTGGCTCGGCATGCAGCTGATCCTCGTCGCCATCGTTATCTTCTGGCCATCCTCGGTCACCATGTGGCTCGACAAAGGGCCGGCCATCGACCCGAGCACCATCAAGATCGAGATTCCCACCTTCGGCAACAACGGTCCGGCACTCGGACTGCCACCGCTGGACAGCACCGGCACGTCTCCCGCGCCGTCGATCACCCCGGCACCGGGCATGGATCTCAGCCAGCCGCCGGCATTCAAATAA